A genomic region of Eucalyptus grandis isolate ANBG69807.140 chromosome 5, ASM1654582v1, whole genome shotgun sequence contains the following coding sequences:
- the LOC120294027 gene encoding cysteine-rich receptor-like protein kinase 14: MKLKHSATTVSAQPPSIPPLLCRLPSVPFCLHILTFDLSEAYYCNNTGNFTTASDYAKNRELVLSSLPSNMASNGGFYSGNVGTGSEIIYVLSFCRGDSSNDTCFKCIISAAEELMVNCPNQKAAYSWGTGDPPCFIRYSDAPMYGVKQTIPTLKLYRDGNIQMDLDQFDRIWRNLTEALAVRASMGTWELKFAAGSTTLPNLQTVFALLQCSPDLSRFDCDSCLGECINDFQECCDGRLGGTIEKPSCIFRWDLYSFLESNTSNLPPPIAAATIDPPFFLLQMPKS, from the coding sequence ATGAAGCTGAAGCATTCTGCCACCACCGTATCTGCACAACCTCCTTCTATCCCTCCACTTCTTTGTCGTCTACCTTCTGTACCTTTCTGTCTTCACATCCTAACGTTCGACCTCTCCGAAGCTTATTACTGCAACAACACGGGCAACTTCACGACAGCCAGCGACTATGCCAAGAATCGTGAGCTCGTCCTCTCTTCTCTGCCCAGCAACATGGCTTCGAACGGTGGGTTCTACTCTGGGAACGTCGGGACAGGCTCAGAGATCATTTACGTGCTCAGTTTCTGCAGAGGTGACTCTTCGAACGACACTTGCTTCAAGTGCATAATCTCTGCTGCTGAAGAATTGATGGTCAACTGTCCGAACCAGAAAGCTGCGTACTCATGGGGGACAGGAGATCCTCCGTGCTTCATTCGTTACTCTGATGCTCCGATGTATGGCGTGAAGCAGACAATTCCGACTTTAAAGCTTTATCGCGATGGCAACATCCAGATGGATCTGGATCAGTTCGATCGCATATGGAGGAACTTGACGGAAGCGCTGGCAGTGAGGGCTTCGATGGGGACGTGGGAACTCAAGTTTGCAGCAGGGAGCACAACGTTGCCAAATCTGCAGACTGTGTTCGCATTATTGCAGTGCAGCCCTGATTTGTCTCGGTTTGATTGCGATAGTTGCTTGGGGGAATGCATTAATGATTTTCAAGAATGTTGTGACGGAAGACTAGGTGGGACTATTGAGAAGCCGAGCTGCATTTTCCGATGGGACTTGTACTCATTTCTCGAGTCCAATACCAGCAATTTGCCGCCGCCGATTGCAGCCGCCACGATCGATcctcctttcttcctcctccaaatGCCCAAGTCATAA